Proteins encoded in a region of the Caldalkalibacillus thermarum genome:
- a CDS encoding copper resistance D family protein codes for MTVIISKGVFYLCLATLMGYTLLSLIPSARKPAIHVPRWVIGTSIPLLALTLLIPIVSLARYVAQETGGPFWPILHNILFSFEMGKAWLVILLLLGGLASLYFSRLMEQHKLLRYMAFLLMLGVVFVQGWASHPSSVEGMLGFLAQSFHVLAISLWIGTLFIVVWFTPRDTQWLPFLAWFTPLAVSCVLIIIITGVTMMSFITPYFTQSLILPYGQMLLIKHVLIVPVLLFGLINGFLLRRRLNTTPSLGPQRWLRAESGLALGVFAVTAYLTEQAPPHEEVARTFQFTGASPLFGWFHQDAIDPGQISVMFSWWSLFFVTVALIFAVSTVLGLRLKSVAMSLASGLLVALSLYLAVMMTVHIEPSADFETNTPNEYIEFGGSFCH; via the coding sequence ATGACGGTCATCATCAGCAAAGGGGTCTTTTACCTTTGCTTAGCCACTTTAATGGGATATACACTACTTAGCCTGATTCCCTCAGCACGGAAGCCGGCCATCCACGTTCCGCGCTGGGTTATAGGCACATCCATCCCTTTGCTGGCCTTAACCTTATTAATTCCCATTGTTTCCTTAGCCCGCTATGTGGCTCAAGAAACGGGCGGACCGTTCTGGCCCATTTTGCACAACATCCTGTTTTCCTTTGAAATGGGCAAGGCCTGGCTGGTAATTCTGCTGCTTTTAGGCGGGCTGGCTTCACTTTATTTTTCAAGGTTGATGGAGCAGCACAAGCTCCTGCGCTACATGGCTTTCTTGCTGATGCTTGGCGTGGTTTTTGTCCAGGGCTGGGCCAGTCATCCTTCGTCAGTCGAGGGCATGCTGGGCTTTCTGGCCCAATCCTTTCATGTTCTGGCAATCAGCCTGTGGATCGGAACCCTGTTTATAGTGGTCTGGTTTACGCCCAGAGACACTCAGTGGCTTCCGTTTCTCGCTTGGTTTACACCGCTGGCGGTCAGCTGTGTGCTGATCATCATCATCACCGGTGTCACCATGATGTCCTTTATTACACCCTATTTCACTCAATCCCTTATCCTGCCCTATGGCCAGATGCTCTTGATCAAACATGTTCTTATTGTTCCTGTGTTGTTGTTTGGCCTAATCAACGGCTTTCTCTTGCGCCGCCGGCTGAATACCACTCCCTCCCTTGGGCCGCAGCGCTGGCTAAGGGCTGAAAGCGGGCTGGCCCTCGGTGTTTTTGCCGTGACGGCTTACCTGACCGAGCAAGCGCCACCACACGAAGAGGTTGCCCGGACATTTCAGTTTACCGGTGCGTCTCCCTTATTCGGTTGGTTTCACCAAGATGCCATAGATCCTGGTCAAATCTCAGTGATGTTTAGCTGGTGGTCCCTCTTCTTTGTAACCGTTGCCCTGATTTTTGCAGTGAGTACGGTGTTGGGACTGCGTCTGAAATCTGTGGCCATGTCTCTGGCCAGCGGATTGTTGGTTGCCCTTAGTTTATATTTGGCTGTAATGATGACTGTCCACATCGAACCGTCTGCTGATTTTGAAACTAATACGCCGAATGAATACATTGAATTTGGCGGATCGTTTTGCCACTGA
- the hisG gene encoding ATP phosphoribosyltransferase: protein MTGMLRIAMPKGRILEEAVELFRQAGYPLPRDLDDSRKLIVEAKEANMSFILAKPSDVPTYVEYGTADVGVVGKDVLLEEERDVYELLDLNISHCHLAIAALPDWQPVMYPKVATKYPRLASQYFREKGQQVEVIKLNGSIELAPIVGLADRIVDIVSTGRTLRENGLVELEKMMDITSRLIANRVSYRMKNAQIEELIRRLERVVKGEGVR from the coding sequence ATGACCGGGATGCTGCGTATTGCCATGCCCAAAGGACGGATCTTGGAAGAGGCGGTAGAATTATTTCGCCAGGCGGGATATCCCTTACCCCGGGACTTAGACGATTCCCGCAAATTGATCGTGGAGGCTAAAGAGGCCAACATGTCCTTTATTCTGGCCAAACCGTCCGATGTCCCCACTTATGTGGAGTACGGAACGGCCGATGTGGGGGTTGTGGGCAAAGATGTGCTTTTGGAAGAAGAGCGGGATGTGTATGAACTGCTGGATTTAAACATTAGTCATTGCCATCTGGCTATTGCCGCCCTGCCTGATTGGCAGCCGGTGATGTATCCTAAGGTGGCCACCAAGTATCCCCGTCTGGCCAGCCAGTACTTTCGGGAGAAGGGGCAGCAAGTAGAAGTGATTAAATTGAATGGTTCCATTGAGCTGGCTCCCATTGTCGGCCTGGCTGACCGGATTGTGGATATTGTCTCAACAGGGCGGACACTCAGAGAGAATGGGCTGGTGGAGCTGGAAAAAATGATGGATATCACTTCCCGGTTGATTGCCAACCGGGTTAGCTACCGGATGAAGAATGCCCAGATTGAAGAATTGATCAGACGTCTGGAACGGGTTGTGAAGGGAGAAGGAGTGCGATGA
- the hisH gene encoding imidazole glycerol phosphate synthase subunit HisH, translating to MLAVIDYGMGNLHSVSKALERIGYDYKVTSDKEDLQQADGLILPGVGAFPDAMKELQRLGLDSAICHLVQEGKPLLGICLGMQLLFEESEEGGIHKGLSLLKGRVCRFPGKTAQGERYKVPHMGWNRLKLHQPDHPVLEGVKGGYTYFVHSYYVTELAEEDLIASALYFERVPAIVGRANVLGTQFHPEKSGPTGMALLVNFCRLCTGVKAG from the coding sequence ATGCTGGCCGTTATCGACTATGGAATGGGCAATTTGCACAGTGTGTCGAAAGCTTTGGAACGGATCGGCTATGACTATAAGGTGACCAGTGACAAGGAAGATCTCCAGCAAGCGGACGGCCTGATCTTACCGGGTGTGGGGGCTTTTCCTGATGCCATGAAAGAACTTCAGCGGTTGGGATTGGACTCTGCCATTTGTCATCTGGTACAGGAAGGGAAGCCCTTGCTGGGCATCTGTTTAGGGATGCAGCTGTTGTTTGAAGAGAGTGAAGAAGGCGGCATCCATAAGGGCCTGTCTTTGTTGAAGGGGCGTGTCTGCCGCTTTCCAGGAAAAACGGCACAAGGCGAACGGTATAAGGTGCCGCATATGGGCTGGAACCGCTTAAAGCTGCATCAGCCGGATCATCCGGTCTTGGAGGGTGTGAAGGGCGGTTATACCTATTTTGTCCACTCCTATTATGTGACGGAGCTGGCGGAAGAGGATCTCATCGCTTCGGCGCTCTACTTTGAGCGGGTGCCGGCCATTGTGGGCCGGGCCAATGTGCTGGGCACGCAGTTTCATCCAGAAAAAAGCGGGCCGACAGGGATGGCGCTCCTCGTCAATTTTTGCCGCTTGTGCACAGGGGTGAAAGCAGGATGA
- the hisF gene encoding imidazole glycerol phosphate synthase subunit HisF: protein MLTKRIIPCLDVKDGRVVKGVQFKGLRDAGDPVELARFYDQEGADELVFLDISASHEGRQTMVDVVEKTAATISIPFTVGGGINSLEDMKRILRAGADKVSVNTAALNNPSLIKQGADFFGSQCIVVAIDAKWDEEAGDWYVYTHGGRNRVDKTALDWAKEAEQLGAGEILLTSMDADGEKTGFNIALTRHISEQVGIPVIASGGAGSKDHFYPVFREGKADAALAASIFHFKETTIAEVKEALQQKGVEVRWPLI, encoded by the coding sequence ATGTTAACGAAGCGGATCATCCCTTGTTTGGACGTTAAGGACGGCCGGGTGGTGAAAGGGGTGCAGTTTAAAGGATTGCGGGATGCGGGGGATCCTGTGGAGCTGGCCCGTTTTTACGATCAGGAAGGGGCCGATGAACTGGTTTTTCTGGATATTTCCGCTTCCCATGAAGGACGCCAAACCATGGTGGATGTGGTAGAGAAAACGGCAGCTACGATCTCTATTCCTTTTACTGTGGGTGGCGGCATCAACAGCCTGGAAGATATGAAACGCATTCTCCGGGCGGGGGCGGATAAGGTTTCTGTCAATACGGCTGCTTTGAACAACCCGTCCTTGATTAAGCAAGGGGCCGATTTTTTTGGTTCGCAATGCATTGTGGTGGCGATTGATGCCAAGTGGGATGAAGAGGCCGGCGATTGGTATGTGTATACCCACGGCGGCCGTAACCGGGTGGACAAAACGGCCTTGGACTGGGCCAAGGAAGCGGAACAGCTTGGCGCCGGAGAGATTCTGTTGACCAGCATGGATGCTGACGGTGAAAAAACGGGGTTTAACATCGCCCTGACCAGACATATTTCCGAGCAAGTGGGCATTCCTGTCATTGCTTCAGGTGGAGCCGGTTCCAAGGATCATTTTTACCCGGTGTTCCGTGAAGGAAAAGCAGATGCGGCCCTTGCAGCGTCTATTTTTCACTTTAAGGAGACGACGATCGCCGAGGTGAAAGAAGCATTACAGCAAAAAGGGGTTGAGGTGAGATGGCCGTTAATCTAG
- the hisD gene encoding histidinol dehydrogenase — MKIIDRFDVNRLRRSIDTGTEQQRQAVVDIIRQVKQEGDEALFRLTERFDGARLDQLEVTRQEFEEAYREVEKDVIASLEAAIANIRRFHEQQRRSSWMLTQEDGTVLGQLIRPLERVGAYVPGGTAAYPSSVLMTVIPAQVAGVKEIVITTPPSSEGKVSSGVLVAADLLGIEKVYKVGGAQAIAALAYGTESIAPVDKIVGPGNIYVALAKREVFGITGIDMLAGPSDILVLADEEQNPVYVAADLLSQAEHDPLACAICVTPSRRLAQAVQDEVNRQLETLPRAEIARAAMEGQGAIYVTKDLDEAVDVVNALAPEHLQLMVKEPYALLGKIKHAGAIFLGTYSSEPVGDYFAGPNHVLPTNGTARFSSPLSVDDFVKKSSLIHYSEHAFRRDQDHVIRLAQYEGLDAHARAIDYRREGEEGK; from the coding sequence ATGAAAATCATCGACCGCTTTGATGTGAACAGACTGCGCCGCAGCATTGACACGGGCACCGAACAACAGCGGCAGGCGGTAGTGGACATTATCAGGCAGGTGAAACAAGAGGGAGATGAAGCTTTATTCCGCCTCACGGAAAGATTTGACGGTGCCCGCCTCGATCAGCTGGAAGTGACCCGGCAAGAATTTGAAGAGGCCTACCGGGAAGTGGAGAAGGATGTCATCGCCTCCCTTGAGGCAGCGATCGCCAACATCCGCCGTTTCCATGAACAACAAAGGCGTTCTTCCTGGATGTTGACACAGGAAGATGGCACTGTACTCGGGCAATTGATCCGCCCCTTGGAACGTGTGGGGGCTTATGTCCCTGGAGGAACAGCTGCCTACCCCTCTTCCGTGTTGATGACCGTCATTCCCGCCCAAGTGGCTGGTGTGAAAGAGATTGTGATCACCACCCCGCCCTCCAGTGAGGGAAAAGTATCTTCAGGTGTGCTGGTAGCAGCTGACCTGTTGGGAATTGAGAAGGTGTACAAAGTGGGAGGAGCTCAGGCCATTGCCGCCCTTGCTTATGGCACGGAATCCATTGCGCCTGTAGATAAGATCGTCGGGCCGGGCAATATCTATGTGGCCCTGGCCAAACGGGAAGTGTTTGGCATCACCGGCATTGATATGCTGGCCGGCCCCAGCGATATTCTGGTGTTGGCTGACGAAGAACAGAATCCCGTCTATGTGGCGGCCGATCTTTTATCCCAAGCGGAGCATGATCCCCTGGCCTGTGCCATCTGCGTGACTCCGTCCCGCCGTTTGGCCCAGGCGGTGCAGGATGAGGTAAACAGACAGCTGGAAACGCTGCCCCGGGCTGAGATCGCCCGTGCGGCAATGGAAGGACAGGGGGCCATCTACGTTACAAAGGATTTGGATGAGGCTGTTGACGTGGTCAATGCCCTGGCTCCAGAGCATTTGCAGTTGATGGTGAAGGAGCCTTATGCGCTCTTGGGCAAGATTAAGCATGCCGGTGCCATTTTTCTGGGGACTTACAGTTCCGAACCGGTTGGGGATTATTTTGCCGGCCCCAACCACGTTTTGCCCACCAACGGCACGGCCCGCTTTTCTTCCCCGCTCAGCGTGGATGATTTTGTGAAGAAAAGCAGCCTGATTCACTATAGCGAACACGCCTTCAGGCGCGATCAAGACCATGTGATCCGCCTGGCTCAGTATGAGGGGCTGGATGCCCATGCCAGGGCCATTGACTATCGCCGGGAAGGAGAGGAAGGTAAATGA
- a CDS encoding nucleoside recognition domain-containing protein — translation MNRLHTLKQGLRVGLETTWILGKVIFPVTLIVTVLSYTPVIDWVVRWCTPVMSWIGLPGEASIPFVLANLLNLYAGIGAILTLDLTVKEVFILAVMMSFSHNLLIESAVAKKVGVSMTVAVAVRLGLAFVSAFLIHLIWQGGDQPARYGFIPAQAEAELTGWGAVVWAGLQTAGIGVLQLAAVVIPLMIMIEWLKAVNVLERFNVWMRPLTKLLGLSPNTSVTLGAGLVFGLAFGAGVIIQQFKEENISKKDMYLLFIFLVACHAVIEDTLIFVPLGIPVWPLLVARLVIAILLTMLIAFIWNRLERNKQLAYRTENEVQHDV, via the coding sequence ATGAACAGGCTACACACCCTGAAGCAAGGTTTGCGAGTGGGTTTAGAGACAACATGGATTTTGGGCAAAGTGATTTTTCCCGTCACGCTGATCGTGACGGTTTTATCCTATACCCCGGTGATCGACTGGGTGGTCCGCTGGTGCACGCCGGTGATGAGCTGGATCGGTTTGCCCGGCGAAGCGTCCATTCCCTTTGTTCTGGCCAATTTGCTCAATTTGTATGCCGGGATTGGGGCCATTTTAACCCTTGATTTAACGGTCAAAGAAGTGTTCATTTTGGCTGTGATGATGTCGTTTTCCCACAATTTGCTCATTGAATCAGCGGTGGCCAAGAAAGTGGGCGTCAGCATGACAGTGGCTGTTGCGGTCCGCCTGGGCCTGGCTTTTGTCTCCGCCTTTCTGATTCACCTGATCTGGCAGGGAGGGGACCAGCCCGCGCGGTATGGCTTTATACCTGCCCAAGCAGAAGCTGAATTAACCGGCTGGGGGGCGGTGGTCTGGGCGGGTTTGCAGACAGCCGGCATCGGCGTGCTGCAACTGGCGGCAGTGGTGATTCCGCTGATGATCATGATCGAGTGGCTGAAAGCGGTCAATGTGCTAGAGCGGTTCAATGTGTGGATGCGCCCGTTAACCAAGTTGTTAGGGTTGTCCCCCAACACATCCGTCACATTGGGCGCCGGTTTAGTTTTTGGTCTGGCTTTTGGTGCCGGCGTGATTATTCAGCAATTTAAGGAAGAAAATATTTCTAAAAAGGATATGTATCTCTTGTTTATCTTTTTAGTTGCCTGTCACGCCGTGATTGAGGACACCCTGATCTTTGTTCCCCTGGGGATTCCCGTCTGGCCGCTGTTGGTGGCCCGGCTGGTGATTGCTATCCTGCTGACCATGCTCATTGCTTTCATCTGGAACCGCCTGGAGCGGAATAAACAACTGGCATACCGTACTGAAAACGAGGTGCAACATGACGTATAA
- a CDS encoding ATP phosphoribosyltransferase regulatory subunit → MSKPFVFEKPLGMRDVLPDLVKQKQQVVQTIQRVFERWGYAQIETPTLEYFDTVGGVSPTIEKKMFKLLDRSGRTLVLRPDFTAPIARVVSSILKEEPFPIRLSYQGHVYRAQEKEAGRNAEFPEVGIELIGEEAPDADAEVIALAIEAVQAVEIPSFKLAIGHIGLLNALFAEVMDEARAKTLRACLHQKDYVGYRTQVEKGPFTDGEKALLLSLLYWRGDMIQLQQAKEAVSGTKVKQAFHELEELWTCLELYGVTSHLLFDLSLLSHRAYYTGVFFEIYASGLGFPLGSGGRYDHLVGQFGRPAPATGFTLKVDRIIETSRLSLPAQPRRVLITYTSREREQAVHLARERRQKGEQVTLHRLAEDSGELKEAARRFDEWVRLEQGGGAV, encoded by the coding sequence GTGTCGAAACCTTTTGTCTTTGAGAAACCGCTGGGTATGCGCGATGTATTGCCTGATCTGGTCAAGCAAAAACAGCAAGTGGTCCAAACCATTCAGCGCGTCTTTGAACGTTGGGGATATGCCCAAATTGAAACCCCGACGTTAGAATACTTTGATACAGTGGGTGGGGTCAGTCCCACGATTGAGAAAAAGATGTTTAAACTCCTGGACCGCTCGGGGCGAACCTTAGTCCTGCGCCCTGATTTCACGGCGCCTATTGCCCGGGTCGTGTCCTCTATTTTAAAAGAAGAACCTTTTCCTATCCGCCTGTCTTACCAGGGGCATGTCTATCGGGCGCAGGAGAAGGAAGCAGGGCGGAATGCCGAATTTCCCGAGGTGGGCATTGAACTGATCGGGGAAGAGGCGCCGGATGCTGATGCGGAGGTCATCGCCTTGGCCATTGAAGCGGTACAAGCGGTGGAGATCCCCTCCTTTAAACTGGCTATCGGCCATATTGGTTTGTTGAATGCTTTATTTGCCGAAGTGATGGACGAAGCACGGGCCAAAACGCTCAGGGCCTGTCTCCATCAAAAAGATTATGTGGGTTACCGCACACAGGTGGAGAAGGGGCCGTTTACGGATGGGGAAAAAGCCTTGCTCCTTTCTCTGCTGTACTGGCGGGGAGATATGATACAACTCCAGCAGGCGAAAGAAGCGGTCAGCGGAACAAAGGTGAAACAGGCCTTCCATGAACTGGAGGAGCTGTGGACTTGCCTGGAACTATACGGCGTCACCAGTCATCTTCTGTTTGACTTAAGCCTGCTGAGCCACAGGGCCTACTATACAGGTGTGTTCTTTGAAATCTATGCCAGCGGGCTCGGTTTTCCGTTGGGCAGCGGCGGCCGCTATGACCACCTGGTGGGCCAGTTTGGCCGTCCCGCACCGGCAACCGGTTTTACCCTAAAGGTGGACCGGATCATCGAGACGAGCCGTCTTTCTCTTCCGGCACAACCCCGGCGGGTGCTGATCACCTATACTTCCCGCGAGCGGGAGCAAGCGGTGCACCTGGCCCGTGAGCGCCGGCAAAAAGGGGAACAGGTTACCCTGCACCGTTTGGCGGAGGACAGTGGAGAGCTTAAGGAGGCTGCCAGACGCTTTGATGAGTGGGTCCGCCTGGAACAGGGAGGTGGGGCGGTATGA
- a CDS encoding acyltransferase encodes MRQTERYPVKGPNSLWQLYKTVSFWKVVKNFIIIQLARYCPLIPVKNWLYRTFLNMKVGKQTAFALMVMVDVMFPEKIRVGNNTIIGYNTTILTHEYLINEYRLGEVRIGSNVMIGANTTILPGVTIGDGAVVAAGSVVHKDVPPGAFARGNPLQITEPAQQRQADSGQQG; translated from the coding sequence ATGCGTCAAACAGAACGCTACCCGGTTAAGGGGCCCAATTCGTTGTGGCAACTGTATAAAACGGTCTCTTTCTGGAAAGTGGTCAAAAACTTTATCATTATTCAGCTGGCCCGCTACTGTCCGTTGATTCCGGTCAAAAACTGGTTGTACCGCACTTTTTTAAACATGAAGGTGGGAAAACAGACAGCCTTTGCTTTAATGGTGATGGTGGATGTCATGTTTCCGGAAAAAATCAGGGTGGGCAACAATACCATTATTGGCTACAACACCACGATCCTGACCCATGAATATTTAATCAACGAGTATCGTTTGGGCGAGGTGCGCATCGGTTCCAATGTGATGATTGGAGCCAACACCACCATTCTGCCCGGTGTCACGATCGGAGACGGGGCGGTGGTGGCAGCAGGAAGCGTGGTACATAAAGACGTCCCGCCGGGTGCGTTTGCCAGGGGCAATCCTTTACAGATCACAGAGCCTGCGCAACAGAGGCAGGCTGACTCTGGCCAGCAGGGTTAA
- a CDS encoding CHASE3 domain-containing protein, which produces MFQSIKAKLYFSFSIAIVVMILLAVSAFYFLNRTQAEIEQILDHDFHLITNALTLEKLLVDIETGERGYLLTGNESYLEPYENAAQTIDHIFERLQADVSDHPEQMKQLEQINHLVQVWLEWAVRPHIEARQGRSLEQALNRINLDSGRQYMDQIRQELAAFIQTKVAI; this is translated from the coding sequence TTGTTTCAATCCATTAAAGCAAAATTGTACTTTTCGTTCAGCATCGCAATTGTGGTCATGATACTGTTAGCCGTGAGCGCCTTTTATTTTTTAAACCGAACCCAGGCAGAAATCGAACAGATCCTGGACCATGATTTTCACTTGATCACCAACGCCCTCACGCTGGAAAAACTGTTGGTAGACATCGAAACAGGGGAACGGGGTTACCTTCTGACTGGCAACGAAAGCTATTTAGAACCTTACGAAAACGCTGCACAGACCATCGATCACATCTTCGAGCGGCTCCAGGCTGATGTCAGTGACCATCCGGAACAGATGAAACAACTGGAACAGATCAATCATCTTGTTCAAGTCTGGCTGGAGTGGGCTGTTCGTCCTCATATTGAAGCAAGGCAAGGACGCAGTCTGGAACAGGCCTTAAACCGCATCAACCTGGACAGCGGCCGCCAGTACATGGACCAGATCCGCCAGGAATTAGCCGCCTTTATACAGACCAAGGTGGCGATCTGA
- the hisIE gene encoding bifunctional phosphoribosyl-AMP cyclohydrolase/phosphoribosyl-ATP diphosphatase HisIE, which produces MAVNLDELRFNEQGLIPAIVQDAQSKTVLMMAYMNREALERTIATGETWFWSRSRQELWHKGATSGHKQKVKELYVDCDQDTLLIMVEPAGPACHRGTYSCFDQVGLEGDGFLSGQPETSLSSNKVQGDQQPDKLDYTILTRLIETIAQRDAERPEGAYTTYLFEKGLDKILKKVGEEASEVIIAAKNRNSEELRNEMADLFYHLLVLLREQQLGLDRVLEVLKARHGK; this is translated from the coding sequence ATGGCCGTTAATCTAGATGAGCTTAGATTTAATGAGCAGGGCCTTATTCCGGCCATCGTGCAAGATGCCCAGAGCAAAACGGTTTTGATGATGGCCTATATGAACCGGGAAGCCTTGGAGCGAACCATCGCCACCGGGGAAACATGGTTTTGGAGCCGTTCCCGGCAGGAACTGTGGCATAAGGGAGCGACATCAGGCCACAAACAAAAAGTGAAAGAGCTGTATGTTGACTGTGATCAGGATACGCTCCTAATTATGGTGGAACCGGCAGGCCCTGCCTGCCACCGGGGAACCTATTCCTGTTTTGACCAGGTTGGGCTGGAAGGGGATGGTTTCCTATCAGGGCAGCCCGAAACCTCCCTGTCATCCAACAAGGTGCAGGGTGACCAGCAACCGGACAAGCTGGATTATACCATTCTGACCCGGCTGATTGAAACGATTGCCCAGCGGGATGCCGAGCGTCCAGAGGGTGCTTATACTACGTATCTGTTTGAAAAAGGGCTGGATAAAATCCTGAAAAAAGTAGGGGAAGAGGCCAGTGAAGTGATCATCGCTGCCAAAAACAGGAATTCGGAAGAGCTGCGCAACGAAATGGCAGATTTATTCTATCATCTGTTGGTCCTGTTACGGGAACAGCAGCTTGGCTTGGACCGGGTGCTGGAGGTTTTAAAAGCACGGCATGGAAAGTAA
- the hisA gene encoding 1-(5-phosphoribosyl)-5-[(5-phosphoribosylamino)methylideneamino]imidazole-4-carboxamide isomerase: MNNNLSADTLQPIHSPVPQKFTLYPAIDIRGGQCVRLLKGDYHQETVYGSPLEMAAKWVEQGAEWLHVVDLDGAKAGEPRNQDLILDIARSHNVTVQVGGGIRSMAQVEMYLKGGIQRVILGTSAIKNPQFVYEALAAFGKRIVIGLDARDGYVATEGWLESSATKAEEVALRLVDQGAQTFIFTDISKDGTLSGPNVEATVRLARTSGAEVIASGGISSLDDLRTLEAQAEHGVAGAIIGKALYQGVFTLQEALQAVRGA; this comes from the coding sequence ATGAACAATAATCTCTCAGCAGACACCTTACAGCCCATCCACTCACCGGTTCCACAGAAGTTTACCTTATACCCGGCCATTGATATCCGCGGTGGTCAATGTGTGCGCCTCTTAAAAGGGGATTATCATCAGGAGACGGTGTACGGTTCTCCCCTGGAGATGGCCGCCAAGTGGGTGGAACAGGGGGCCGAGTGGCTGCATGTGGTCGATTTGGACGGGGCGAAGGCTGGTGAGCCACGCAACCAGGACCTCATTTTGGATATCGCCCGCTCCCACAATGTGACGGTGCAAGTGGGTGGCGGAATCCGTTCCATGGCCCAGGTGGAGATGTACTTAAAGGGCGGCATCCAGCGCGTGATTCTGGGCACGTCGGCCATTAAAAACCCCCAGTTTGTGTATGAAGCTCTGGCTGCTTTTGGCAAACGGATTGTCATTGGCCTTGATGCCCGGGATGGATATGTGGCCACCGAAGGATGGCTGGAATCGTCCGCCACTAAAGCAGAAGAAGTGGCCCTGCGCCTGGTTGACCAAGGCGCTCAAACCTTTATTTTTACCGATATCAGCAAGGACGGCACCTTATCCGGCCCCAATGTGGAAGCGACTGTCCGTTTAGCCCGGACGTCCGGGGCAGAAGTGATTGCCTCCGGAGGCATCTCTAGCCTCGATGATTTGCGCACTCTAGAGGCGCAAGCTGAACATGGTGTGGCTGGCGCGATTATTGGCAAGGCCTTGTATCAGGGGGTTTTCACGCTTCAAGAAGCGTTGCAAGCCGTCAGAGGAGCATAA
- a CDS encoding copper resistance CopC family protein encodes MFKDVPSKRCSLNSCLRLALMLTLCGCLLSFGFSVNAHTLLKSSAPADGETVRESIESIVLTFDSQVQDVIKLELMTEANHTIHIDELQHEGREVTAFLSSPLDNGRYTVNWEIVSEDGHITNGSFSFSVEAELAGAPEDGTALDEPDTTETNEAIEAPGADEPVAPDEEAPQENQALPTETAEEDTLLPWLGLILVVIVIAGLAYVLWRKRS; translated from the coding sequence ATGTTTAAAGATGTTCCCAGTAAACGATGCAGCCTGAACAGCTGCTTACGGTTGGCCCTGATGCTGACCCTGTGCGGATGTTTACTCAGCTTTGGATTTTCTGTCAACGCTCATACCCTTTTAAAAAGTTCGGCTCCCGCCGATGGAGAAACAGTGAGAGAAAGCATAGAATCCATTGTCTTAACTTTTGACTCCCAGGTTCAAGACGTCATTAAGCTGGAGCTGATGACGGAAGCTAATCACACGATCCATATAGACGAGCTACAGCATGAAGGCAGAGAAGTGACGGCCTTCTTGTCTTCCCCCTTGGATAACGGCCGCTACACGGTTAACTGGGAAATTGTCAGTGAGGACGGCCACATCACTAACGGTTCTTTTAGCTTTTCGGTCGAGGCTGAGCTGGCAGGGGCCCCTGAAGACGGGACTGCTCTAGACGAGCCTGACACAACTGAGACAAATGAAGCAATCGAAGCACCTGGAGCAGATGAACCCGTTGCTCCGGATGAGGAAGCCCCTCAGGAAAATCAAGCGTTACCCACGGAAACAGCTGAAGAAGACACGCTTCTTCCCTGGCTGGGACTGATACTGGTGGTCATTGTCATCGCCGGACTGGCCTATGTGCTGTGGAGGAAACGCTCATGA
- the hisB gene encoding imidazoleglycerol-phosphate dehydratase HisB, whose translation MSSGSQQRQASLRRTTTETDITLSFTIDGEGMSNIQTGVPFMDHMLDLFAKHGLFDLEVKAKGDIEIDAHHTVEDVGICLGQALKEALGDKQGIKRYGQALVPMDESLAQVAIDLSNRPHLEFRAQFPQAQVGRFDTELVHEFLWKLALEARMNLHVILHYGSNTHHMIEAIFKALGRALDEATRLDPRVKGIPSTKGML comes from the coding sequence ATGAGTTCAGGATCCCAACAACGGCAAGCTTCACTCAGACGCACCACTACTGAGACGGATATTACCCTCTCCTTCACCATTGATGGGGAAGGGATGAGCAACATCCAGACCGGTGTCCCTTTCATGGATCACATGCTGGACCTGTTTGCCAAGCATGGTTTGTTTGACCTGGAGGTGAAGGCTAAGGGAGACATTGAAATAGACGCCCATCATACGGTGGAGGACGTGGGCATTTGCCTGGGGCAGGCGCTGAAGGAAGCATTAGGAGACAAGCAGGGCATCAAACGCTATGGCCAGGCGCTTGTGCCCATGGATGAGTCCCTGGCCCAAGTGGCCATTGATTTAAGCAACCGTCCCCATCTGGAATTCAGGGCCCAGTTTCCCCAGGCCCAGGTGGGCCGCTTTGATACCGAACTGGTGCATGAGTTTTTGTGGAAACTGGCTCTGGAAGCGCGCATGAATCTCCATGTCATCTTGCACTACGGTTCTAATACCCATCATATGATCGAAGCCATTTTCAAAGCGCTGGGACGGGCTTTGGACGAGGCGACCCGCCTGGATCCGCGGGTCAAAGGAATCCCTTCGACGAAAGGAATGCTGTAA